A region of the Thermogladius calderae 1633 genome:
GATGACGACTCCAACTCTAAACCTGGCACTCCTCTTCCAGGCCCTTGCCAGGTAATAAGAGAGCCCCCCTAGCGTGGTTGCCCGCTGGCTGGGCGCTATCACAGTACCACCCTCGGGTCTATCCAGGACTGGACTATGTCCGTGATAGTGTTCGCTAGGATGTAGAAGACGCTGATGACTATGAGTATCGATGCGGCGAGTTTAAAGTCGTTGGAGACCACAGCGCTCACGAGGAGACTGCCCAGCCCCTCCCTACCAAACACGTACTCGACGACCATGGCGTCCACGAGGCTGTACGCGAAGGCTAGACCCATCACTTGCGTTAAGCCGGGGACTGTACCCCTAAACGCGTAGTCCCATATAACCTCCCTCTTCTCGACGCCTAGAGCGACAGCCTGCCTGACGTAGTCCTCGCCCAGCGCTTCCGACATCATCACCCTCACGACCCTGATTCCAACCCCTGTGGGGTAGAGGGCTACGACGAAGGCAGGGGGTAGTATCCTCTTCAAGACGTCGAGGAATAATATGATGTCGCCTTGAAGCAACGTGTCAACGGTGTAAAAACCTGTTATAGGCTTAAACCCCAACATTGCTGCTAGCTTCGCGTCTATCCTACCGTAGGAAGATACGCCTAGTACTTCGGCGAGTATTAGGAAAACCGCCATGCTGGTCCAGAACGAGGGGGTGTTTGCGATAACGAACCCAACTGATTCTAGGGCATCCCCGCGAGGAGTACCCCTCTTAAGTGCCGAGTATACACCTAGTAAAACTCCGAGGGGTATACCAATCAAGTACCCGAAGATAAGAAGTTCGAGCGTCGAGGACAAATGGGCCCATATAGTAGCCAAAATAGGGGTCTTTGTTGAAATAGAGACACCTAGATTGCCCGTGAACACGTTGAGTATAAAGAGCGATATTTGGACGTAGAGGGGCTTATCCAGGTTTAGTTCGGCCCTAGCGACCTCGATCGCCTTTTCAGCACCAGGACCTCTAGGGTTGCCAGCCCACCTGGTGGCAGGGTCTCCGGGTGAGAATACGATAATAGCGTAGGTCACAACGATAACGCCGATTATCACGAGAAGGGAGTAAAAAAGGCGTTTCAAGACGTAGCCTAGGCTGACAGCCAAATACTATGCCACCTTCACGTACTGGTAAAATATAACGTACATGTACAGCGGGTTGATCGCTTCTTCGGGTATTTCGAGCCTCGGGTTGTAGACAAATACTTTCACCTCGTCCCACAAGTTGACGGCTACCCCATGGGTGAACAGTATCTCTTGGGCCTGCTTGTACAACTCCATGGCCTTCCCGTAGTCGACTCCTTCAAGAGCGAAGGACTGGTCTATGAGGCTGTTGAACGTCTCGTTCTCGAAGCCACTCCAGTTCCACTCCTTGCTATCGCTGTGGAACAGGTTGTACAGGTAGTCGTACGGGGATACCGTTGTCGGCCACCAGTCGTTAATGATCAAGTGAGGCGCCGAGTCCGGGTTGCTCCACACCGCTTTTCCAGCCTCTTTCATAGACTCCCAGCTCGCGGGGAGAAGCCTTACGTTGACACCTATCTGGGCTAGCGAGGTCTTGAGTATGCTCGCGAAGTCCTCCTCCTCAAGGTAGTCGGCTTGGTACATGAACTCTATTGTCACGCCAGGCCCTACACCGCTTTTCTCCAGGTAGATCTTTGCCAGGGTGAGATTCTGTTTGTAAGTCAAGCCTTCAACGAAACCCGGGAAGTAGTGTGGAACGTACCCGCTCCCTAGTAGCGCGTAACCCTTCATCGCCTGCTGAACAATCCTGTCCCACGGTATAGCATAAAGCACGGCCAGCCTGAACTCGGTCATGTTGGTCGGGTACCTCTTGGTATTGAAAACTAGGAAGTAGCTGTGGAAAGTCGCGAACTTTATGTACTTGTAGCCCCTGTTGACCAGGTCCTCTATGCTCGTCCGGGGGACACTCGTCACTATGTCTAGGCTCCCACTTACCAGCCCATTGAATTGGCTCTGCGGGTCTGTCACTATTTTGATTATCACCTTGTCGGGAGCCTTGTCGTTGCCCAACTGGTTCCACCCCCACCACTTGTCGAACTTCACCAGGACGACCTGGTTGTAAGGGTCGTAAGACTCGATCATATAGGGGCCTGTGCCCTCGTCGACACCCTTGTTGAACCACTCCCTCAACCGTAAGTCGGTGGGATCGGATACGCCAGCCTTTGCTAGGACACCCGGATTGAAAATGTAGGACGCGTAACTAGATGCTACTATTAGATCCAGTCTCTGGGGGTACTTCAACTTGAACTCAACAGTGTACTCGTCGAGAGCTCTCACCTCGTCTACCGCGTCCCATATAAACCCCGCCCCTATCCCGTACTTCTCGTAGACTTCTTTAGCCCTCGTTACACTGAGAACTACTGCAGTCGAGTTAAAAGGCGACCCGTCGTGGAAGACCACTCCTCTCCTCAAGTAGAAGACCCACACCGTGTTGTTCTCGCTAGACTCCCACCTCTCTGCGAGGGCCGGTATAGTCCTGTTATGGACGGGGTCGTAGTACAGGAGAGGCTCGTAAACGCTGCCTAGTACGACTAGGCCGGTGTCGTCCTCGAGGCTGGGGTCTATACCTGTTATCTTGTCGTTGTACGCGTAGACTACGACCCTTGTTTTACTTACGCCTTGTCTCATCGACACGAAGTACGCTGAGAGGCCTGCGACTACGACGATCACTAGTAGTGCGATTACTAGTGTCCTCCTCATAGAGCAACACTGTGAAACCCTAATCCCGCTAGGGTTTTAAAACGTGAACCCGACGGTCGCCCACGAAAATACCCTGGCCTCTTAGCCGCTGGGGACACGAAGGGACAGGCTATTCAAGTATTTAACCTCCCACCTAAGTAAGAGGGGTTTAAGCGGAGAGTGGGTGTCATGCCCTCGCTAAGGTACCTCGTAAGGGAGTTGAGTGGGAAAGACCTGATCTCCACGCTAGAGTGGAGTGACGAGGAGA
Encoded here:
- a CDS encoding ABC transporter permease, which produces MAVSLGYVLKRLFYSLLVIIGVIVVTYAIIVFSPGDPATRWAGNPRGPGAEKAIEVARAELNLDKPLYVQISLFILNVFTGNLGVSISTKTPILATIWAHLSSTLELLIFGYLIGIPLGVLLGVYSALKRGTPRGDALESVGFVIANTPSFWTSMAVFLILAEVLGVSSYGRIDAKLAAMLGFKPITGFYTVDTLLQGDIILFLDVLKRILPPAFVVALYPTGVGIRVVRVMMSEALGEDYVRQAVALGVEKREVIWDYAFRGTVPGLTQVMGLAFAYSLVDAMVVEYVFGREGLGSLLVSAVVSNDFKLAASILIVISVFYILANTITDIVQSWIDPRVVL
- a CDS encoding ABC transporter substrate-binding protein — its product is MRRTLVIALLVIVVVAGLSAYFVSMRQGVSKTRVVVYAYNDKITGIDPSLEDDTGLVVLGSVYEPLLYYDPVHNRTIPALAERWESSENNTVWVFYLRRGVVFHDGSPFNSTAVVLSVTRAKEVYEKYGIGAGFIWDAVDEVRALDEYTVEFKLKYPQRLDLIVASSYASYIFNPGVLAKAGVSDPTDLRLREWFNKGVDEGTGPYMIESYDPYNQVVLVKFDKWWGWNQLGNDKAPDKVIIKIVTDPQSQFNGLVSGSLDIVTSVPRTSIEDLVNRGYKYIKFATFHSYFLVFNTKRYPTNMTEFRLAVLYAIPWDRIVQQAMKGYALLGSGYVPHYFPGFVEGLTYKQNLTLAKIYLEKSGVGPGVTIEFMYQADYLEEEDFASILKTSLAQIGVNVRLLPASWESMKEAGKAVWSNPDSAPHLIINDWWPTTVSPYDYLYNLFHSDSKEWNWSGFENETFNSLIDQSFALEGVDYGKAMELYKQAQEILFTHGVAVNLWDEVKVFVYNPRLEIPEEAINPLYMYVIFYQYVKVA